The sequence CGCGTTCGAGCTCGGCCGGTGCGTTCCGTTCGAGCGCGCGCAACTCGTCGAACCGCTCGGCCTGTGCGTCGAGCTCGGCATCGGCCTCGCCCGTGAGCCTGAGGATGCCGCCGTACCACTCGCGGCGCTGCGCCTCGGTGTCGGGCTCGGCGTCGTCGAGCCTTTGCTGGAGGGCGAACGCCTCGGCGATCTTCGCCTCCGCGGCCTGCACCGCCGCACGGAACGGCTGGGTCGCCTCGTCGCCGTAGGAGGCGATGGCGAAGCCGAGCTCCTCCTTGCTCGTTCGGATGGCGTCGTCGGCCGCGACGAGCGCGCCGCCCGCCTGGCGGCGCAGCTCCTCGAGCGGGACCTGCGGCACCTCGGGCGCCGCACCTGGACCGCCGCCCCGCCGCTTGCGGCGGGCGACCACGAGGACCACGACGACGACGATCGCGCCGGCGATCACGAGGAACCAGATCAGTCCCCACACCCAACCGGAGCCGCCAGTGTCGCCCGCGAGTGCCTCGGCCGCGGCGATCGCCGCGCCCGCCCAGTCCTCGGCACGGAGTCGCGGTTCGACGACCTCCTGCGCGATGCGCCGGACCTCGTCATCGGAGAGGGATGCCTGGTCGGCGACGGAGAAGTCGTAGGTGCGCCCGTCGACCGCGACGGCGAGCAGATAGTCCTCGTCGCCGAGCCCGTTCGCGATCGCGGTGTCGGCGGCCCACGCGTCAGCCGCCTCGGGGTTCGTGAACTCGTCGACGTACGCGACGAAGAGCTGCCGGCCGCTGCGGTCGGCCGCCTCGCCGATCGCCCGTTCGACCTCGGCGGTCTGCCCACCCAGCGCGCCGACCGTGTCGACGATGGGGGATTGACCGAAGGAGACGGGATCTTCCGCGAACGCTGGAGCGCCGATCGTGAGTCCTCCGGCGACCGCGGCTCCGGCGAGGGCGATCAACCAGCGTCGAGACGTGTGCACCTGCGCGATCCCCCATTCCAACGGACGATCCCGAGTCTAGGACCGGCCACCGACGGGCGTCCACGGACTCCAGGCGTTCTCCCGGGTGTGCTATCGGGCGCCGATGCCGGTCACTCCACCGTCAGCGGCGCGAGCGGGGAGAGCACCACGATGTCGGGCTGCTGCGGGTCGTCGGGCACCACGACGACGGACGCGGCCAGCGTGTATCCGCCTGGTGGCAGTGCCGTCGGGACGCGTGCGGTGAGGCAGCGCACCGCCTCGATCGCCGCTGGCAGCTCGACCGACTCACCGGGGGAGAGGTCGACCGGCTCGCTCGCACGCAACGGGTCCGCGTCCGGACGCATCGCCACGACCGTCCCGTCCGCATCGGCGATGGCGATGGCCGGGGCCATGCGGAGCGACCCCTCGATCCGGTCGGTGCCGGTGTTGGTGAGGGTGACGGTCGCCTCGCCCGTGCTCCCGCCGGTCACGGCGGCGTCAGGCCGCACCGTGGCGGTCAGCGCGCCGACCGACGCATCCGACGCATCCGACGCATCCGACCCCTCCGATGTGCCCGGCGCAGCGAGGATCGGGGCGCCGCACTGGTTCATCGCCGAGAGCCGGCCGAGCGCGACGTCGCCATGACTCGCCTCGTCGCGCGGCGCGACGGCCATCTCCTGCCCCTCGGTCGCCGGGACGAGACCGTTCGCGGCGACCGGTGCGTCCGCGGTCGTCGACGGGCCGACGACCCCGGCGAGGCCGCCGATCAGCCCGGCGGTGGCGACCAGCGCGGCGACCGCGGTCGTGCCGCCCAGGACGGCGTTGCGCCGGCGACGGCGCGATCGCCGGCTCGCCTCGATCACGGCGTCGGCATCGAGCTCACGCGTGCCCGAGGCATCCGCCGCCCGTCGCAGCGCCTCGCGCAGCCGGTCCTGCTCAGGTGCGGACATCCGCGCCCCCTCTCTCGGTCCGGCCCTCGCCGGACGCCTCGAGTGCGGAGGAGAGCGCCCGCAGCGCATCGGACAGGTACCGCTTGACCGCACCCGAGCTGATGCCGAGCGTCGTCGCGATCTGGTCGACGGTCAGGTCCTCGTAATAGCGCAGCACGATGCACGCCGACTGTCGCGGCGACAACGCGCGCACGCGGGTCGCGAGGTCGAGCCGGGCATCCGCGGCCTCGGTCGGCGCGTCGACCGCCGCGGGTGCGTCCACGAGGTGACGGATGCCTCGCCAGGTGCGCTCGCGCCGCGAACGGTCGATCACCGCGTTGAGGATCGCCCGCCGCACGTACGCCTCGGCCTTGGCCAGGGTGAGGGCCATGCGCGGTCGCCCGAACGTGCGCACGAGCGCATCCTGGACGAGGTCCGCCGCGTCCGCGTCGTTGCCCGTGAGCAGGTACGCGTACCGCACGAGCGCATCGCCGCGCTCGGCGACGAGTCTCGTCGCCACGGCATCCCATGCGCCGCTCACCGTGTCTCCTCCCGACGACGATGGACCCGCCGTCACCCACTAGAACGACTCAGCGTACGGAAACGTTGTGGCAGACCTCGCCGGTCGCGTTCCGCACCGTACTGGACTCAGGTCTATTGTCGCGCGCGGCGGCGTCCGCCAGCCTGTCGAACGAGGTGCGGGCCGCGGAGTTCCGATCGTCCGCAGGGGAGAGGAACCATGACGACCCATGATGCAGCCGTGCGCGCATCCCGGCGCGCCGGAGTGGCCGTGATCGCCGTAGCCGGCCTGCTGGTCAGCGGATGCGCCACCGGCGGAAGCGGCACTCCTGCCGCCACGCGCACCCCCGACGCGACGACCACCGTGACCCGGCCCGCGGCACCGGAGGGCGAGCTCCCCGCCGAGCTTCAGGAGCAGCTGCAGCGTGCGGTCGAGCAGGTCATGACCGAGTACGACGTGCCAGGTGCCGCTGCCGGCGTCTGGATCCCCGGTGAGGGCTCGTGGACGACCGCGGCCGGTCTTGCCGACGTCGAGGACGGGGTCGCCGCCACCACCGACATGGTCTGGCCGATCCGGAGCATCACCAAGTCGTACACGGTGACCATGCTCCTGCAGCTCGCCGACGAGGGAGCGCTGCGTCTCGACGACACCATCGACCAGTACGTCGACGGGATCACCGACGGCGACCGGATCACGCTGCTCCAGCTCGCGAACATGTCCAGCGGCAACGCCGACTACGTCACCCAGGAGTTCTTCGACGAGTGGCAGGCCGACCCCGCGAAGATCTGGACCCTGGACGAGCTCAACAGCTTCGTGATCGACCAGCCGGCGCAGTTCGCGCCCGGAACCGAGTACCTGTACACCAACGCCAACACGAACCTGCTCGGTGCCGTGATCGAGGAGGTCACCGGGCAGTCCTACGCCGAGGCGCTGGACGAACGCATCCTCGAGCCGCTCGGGCAGACCGGCACCGCCTACCTGACCGATGTCGACGACTGGGCCGCGCCGCACCCCGTCGGCTACTTCGTGGTCGACGGCACGCCCCTCGCCCAGAACGAGAACCCCTCCATCCTCGCCGCAGCGGGGTCGCTGTTCTCGACGCTCGACGACGGCCGGGTCTGGGCCGAGATCCTCGGCACCGGTGCGCTGCTGAAGCCTGAGACCCAGGAGCTGCGGCAGATCGGGCACCAGATCCCCAAGCCGCCGTACGACCGGTACGCCGTGGGCATGGGTGAGACCGACGGCTGGTGGGGGCACAACGGTGAGGGGATCGGCTTCACCGCCGCGACCTTCCACCACCCCGACACGGGCGCGAGCATCGTCGTCTACATGAACGAATCGGACACCCCCGACAAGACGCATCCGGCGGATACGACGTTCCGCGCGCTCGCCGAGGTCCTCGCGAACGGAGCGGCCGGGTGACCCGGCGGTTCCCGCGCGCCGCCGGCCTGCTCGCCGTCGTCGCTGCGGTCGCGCTCACCTCGGGATGCGTCGCGGATGCTCCGACCGGATCCGGAAGCGACCTCACCTCGGTCCCCGGCCTTCCGGACGAGGCGCTCGAGGTGATGAACCAGCCCCAGTTCGAGAGTGGCCGGTGGCTCATCTCCGTCGAGGACCTCGAGACCGGGGAGACCGTGATCGACCTCGACGGCGACAAGCTCGCCGAGCCCGGATCCTTCGTGAAGACCTACAGCGCGGGTGCCGCCTGGGTGAAATGGGGCCCTGATCACACCATCAGCACGCCGGTGAAGCAGTCGGGCACGGTCACCGACGGGACGCTCACGGGCAACCTCGTGCTCGTCGGCCAAGGCGATCTCACGATGGGCGGCCGCACGAAGGCCGACGGCACCGTCGACTTCACGAACCTCGACCACAACGACGCCAACCCGCTGCCGGGCGCGACGCTCACACCCGAGGATCCGCTCACGGGACTCGACGAGCTCGCCGAGCAGGTGCGGGCGTCGGGCATCACCGCGGTGCGCGGCGACGTCATCGTCGACGACCGGCTGTTCGTCGGAACGCTCGAGCGGAAACCGGTCACGCCCATCGTGATCAACCAGAACCTCCTCGACATCCTGATCACCCCCGGCGCCGAAGGTGAGCCGGCCACGGCGGCGCTCACCCCCGCCGTCGCCCCGTGGAAGCTCGACCTCCGCGTCGAGACCGTCGCTCCCGGCGCGAAGGCCGGGATCGAGCCCCCGAAGCTCTCGCCCGACGACCCGAACACGATCGTCGTCACCGGCACCATCGCCGCCGACAGCGATCCGTCGCTGAAGGTCTACGAGTTCGAGGATCCCGCGACCTTCGCGCGCACGGCGTTCATCGAGGCACTCGCCAGGGCCGGGGTCAGCGTCTCGGCCGACCCGGTGAAGCGCAACCCTGAGGAGTCGCTCGAAGACGCCGCCACGATCGCGGGCCTGCCCACCGTCGCCGAGCTGGAATCACTCCCGCTCGGCGAGGAGATCACCTACGTCATGAAGATCAGCTACAACCGCGGCGCACAGACCTTGATCTGCCGGCTCGCGGCCGATGCCGGGCAGACCGACTGCGACGCGGGTATGGCGGTGGCGCAGCAGATCTGGGCGGACGCCGGGCTCGACACCCTCGGCGCATCCCTCATCGACGGCTCGGGCCTCGACGGCAACCTCATCACCCCGGAGAACGCGGTGCAGATCCAGACGCTGATGGCCGAGCGGCCCGACGCCGAGGCCTGGCGCGCCACCATGCCGATCCTGGGCGTCGACGGATCGCTCGCCGACGTGCAGGCCGACAGCCCCGCAGCCGGCAAAGTGTTCGCGAAGACCGGAACGCTCGTCGGCGGTGACGCGTTCAACGGCCGGATCCGGCTCGCCACCAAGACCCTCGGCGGCGTCATGGAGACCGAGGACGGCCGCCATCTGGCGTTCACGATCATCGTGAACGACGGCTTCTACGACGGGATCGCAGGCGTCTTCGAGGCCAACGACGACGTCGGCAAGGTCGCCGCACTGATCCAGCAGGCCTACTGAGCCTGAGCTGGCCCCCCCGGATTGCCCCCGGATTGCCGTACTGAGGAGACGACGGATGCATACACGCGCGATGAGGACGACGGCGGGGGCGGCCGCCGTGGTCATCGCACTGACCTTCGCCGCCTGCACGGGGCCGGCCCCGTCGAGCCCGTCGGCGAGCCCCACGCCGACCGGCGACGCTGAGGCCGGCCCCACTCCGACCCTGAAGCCGTTCGACGAGGCCGCCATCACGGCGCTCTTCGAGGAGACGGCGGAGGAGCTCGGCCAGCCCGGAGCCGCCATGCTCATCCGCACACCGGACGGCGAGTTCACGATGACCTATGGCACCACGAGCCCGGGCGGGAGCACACCCGTCTCGCTCGACGACCACATCCGCGTCGGCTCGAACACGAAGACCTGGACCGGCACGGTCATCCTGCAGCTCGTGGAGGAGGGCAAGATCGCCCTCGACGACCCGGTCTCGACGTACCGCCCCGACGTCCCGAACGGGGAGAACATCACCATCGAGCAGATGCTCATGATGCGCAGCGGACTCGCCAACTACACCGAGACCCTCGAACTGAACGCCGCCCTCGACGCCGATCCGCAGCGGGTGTGGCAGCCCGAGGAACTCGTCGCGATGGCCCTGCCGCTTCCGGTCGACTTCGAACCGGGCACCGGCTATCACTACTCGAACACCAACACGATCCTGCTCGGCCTCATCGCCGAACAGCTCGACGGCAAGCCGCTCGCGCAGATCTACGCGGATCGCCTCTTCACACCCCTGGGGCTCAGTGAGACGTCGTTCCCCGCGATCGAGGACAGCAGTCTGCCCACACCGCACTCCGACGGCTACTACTGGTGGACCAATGTGAACACCATCGGCTCGTCGAAGCTCCCTCCCGACCTGATGGGCCAGGCGAACGCCGGCACCTTCCTGCCGAACGACGGCACCCTCGACAACCCGTCGTGGGCGTGGTCGGCCGGCTCCGGCATCTCCACCATCGGCGACCTGGCCGACTGGGTGGAGGCGCTGAACGGCAAGGGCGGCGATCTGCTCTCACCGGAGATGCAGGAGGCGCGCATGAACAGCCTCACGCCGACGTCGCCTGCGCCCAACGCCCCGAGGTACGGCTGGAACATCGGCCAGTTCGGCCAGTTCTACGGCCACAGCGGCGAGCTCCCCGGATTCAACTCGTTCATGGGCTACGACCCGGTGGCCGACGTCACCCTGGTGGTCTGGGCGAACCTCGCTCCGGCCGCGAACGGGACCGGGCCCGCCGCCTCGATCGCCCAGCTCGTGATCAAGGAGATGTACACCGAGTAGCTCGGCGCCGTCATCCGTGCGTGACGCGCGTCACAGCGACTCCCCGTCACCGCCACCTGACGCGGCCAGGTACTGGATGACCGCGAGCACCCGGCGGTGGTCGTCGGCCGCGACCGGCAGGCCGAAGGTGTCGTAGATCTTCGACGTGTGCTGCACCACAGCCTTCTCCGACGTGCCGAGTCGCGCGGCGATGTGTGCGTTGCTTCGACCCTCCGCCATCATGCCGAGGACCTCGCGCTGCCGAGGCGTGAGGTCGCCGACCGGGCCGTTCGTCTTGCTCGCGCGCGAGACCAGCACCGCCACCACGTCGGGGTCGAGCGCGGTGCCGCCGGCCTGCACCCGTCTCACGTCGGCCATGAAGGTGCGCACGTCGGCGATGCGCTGCTTGAGCAAGTACCCGACGCCGCCCTCGCCCCGGTCGAGGAGTTCGGTCGCGTAGCGGCGCTGGACGTACTGCGAGAGCACCATCACCGACATGCCCGGATAGGCCTCACGGATGCGGAGCGCCGCGATCAGGCCTTCATCGGTGTGCGTGGGCGGCATCCGGATGTCGGTGATCACCAGGTCGGGTTCGAGGCGCGCCACGGCGATCTCGAGTTCCACCGCCGTGCCGACCGCCGCCACCACTTCGATCCCGTCGTTCTGGAGCACGTGGCCGAGTCCCTCCCGCAGCAGCACCTCGTCCTCGCCGATCACGACCCGCATGGCAACTCCACGCGCACGGTGGTTCCCGCACCCTCGGGCGAGACCAGCTCGAACGAGCCGCCGAGCGCGTCGACCCGGTCGGCCATGCCTTTCAGCCCGGAGCTGTGCTCGACCAGGGCGCCCCCGCGTCCGTCGTCGCTCACGCGCATCCGCAGGATGTCGCCGGATCGGGTGAGCTCGACCGCCACGGCGCGGGCGCCCGAGTGCTTCACCGCGTTGGTGAGCGCCTCGGCCACGATGAGGTAGGCGGACTGCGCCGTGGCCGGGGCGAGCGTCCGGTCGTCGATGTCGCTGCGCAGCGTGGCCGGGATGTCGAGCCGGTCGACGAGGTCTTCGGCCGCGACGGTCAGCCCGCGCTCGACCAGGGAGGACGGCTGCACGGCGTGGACGAGCCGCCGCAGGTCAGCGGCCGCGGCGTCGATCCGTTCCCGGAGCGCGGTCGCCGCCGACGCGGTCGCCGGGTCGGCGGCGTCGGCGTTCGCGATCTGCTGCGCCTCGAGCGCGAGCAGCACCAGCTGGACCTGCAGCCCGTCGTGCAGGTCGCGTGCGATCCGGCTTCGCTCGGCGTCGGCGGCCTCGACGATGCGGAGCCGGGAGTGCAGCAACGCCTCGTTGCTCGCCACGAGTGCGGCGGTGAGCCGCTCGCGGTCGAGAGCGATAGCGAACACCCGGCCCGCGCGGCGCACCGATTCGGGATCCGCGATCATACGGCCGTCGTAGCTGATGGCGCCGACGAGCCGCGACTCCACGCGCACCTCCTGCCAGAGCCTCGGGGCGACCTGCTCGCGCACGCTCACCTCGAGCCCCTGCTCGTCGATGAACGCCTGCCGTTCCTCCGACCAGTACGCCACCCGCAGCGACTCGTCGCCGAGCGACCGGGCGAGAGCCTGCTCGACCGCGGTCCTCGTGGAGCCGGCGATGCTCAACCAGGCGCTCAACGCATCCGCTTCGGCCGTCCGCCCGAATCCGCCGAGCAGCACGCCGAGCAGGAAGGCGACCGGGATCCCGGCGAGGATCGCCAGCTGCACGCCGCCGATCAGGACGCCATCAGCGCCGACCAGCATCAGCACGTTCGCCGAGACCGGGATGAGCAGCACCGCCAGGATGCCGTACACGTAGAGCGGCAGCAGCACGCGGAGGTTCTTCGGCTCAGCCGAGCGGAGACGTCCGATCAGCACGACCACGGTGGCCACCATCACGCCGATGCCGACGACGCTCTGCACCCAGAGCGCGACGAGCCGAAGATCGGGCTGATCGGGCGGCAGGAGATACAGCGGCATCTGCAGGACGAACGCCACACCGTACCCCACCACGACGGTCACGACCGACAGCCGTCCCTGCAGCCGGCCCGAAGGGAAGGCGTGCAGCAGATGCACGGTGACGGCGAGGATGGCCGTGGCGGAGACGGTGCTCACCTCGACGAGCACCGGCAGGCCGAGGTTGCCGGCGCCGCCGAGGAACATCGCGACGGCGCCGACGAGGAGCAGGCCACCGGTGCCGCTCAGCGGACGCCGCCACCAGGCGATGATGCCGGCGGCGGTCCACACGAAGAACACCAGGGTGAACGCGGCCGGGATCCAGAACGGAACGGGTGCGCTCACCGCCACCGCGAGCTGCATGCCGCCGAGGGCGAGGGCGAACACCCCGACCAGGAGCAGCGCGGGCCGGAGCGCGTCGGCGCGCACGCGCCGCAAGCCTGCGGGAATCGGTGTGGAATCTGGGGGTCGGATCACGGCGTGGGGTCACCTCAGCGTGAGCCTAGACGTGAGTGGGGTTCGGGTTCAAGAGAAACGGGGTCACCACTCCGTGTGAGCCGCGTGGTGCCCGAGGCATCCGCCGCCGACACCGTCGACCCAGACCGGGGCGCCTGGCGCACCATGCAGAAAACCCCCGGCCGATGGCCGAGGGCTTCCAAAACGTGACCCATGTCGCGACTCAGATGTGACCTCGGTCGCGACTCATCACAACGTGCCCCCGGAGGGATTCGAACCCCCGACCTACGGTACCGGAAACCGGCGCTCTATCCCCTGAGCTACGGAGGCGCACAGCTAGCAAGACTAGCACCCCGGCGGGAGCGCGCTGAACCGCACGCACCCCGCGGAGCGTCGAGTCAGGCCGCCGGGAGGTTGCCGCGGACGTCGGTCACGAGCTGCTCGGCATCGCCCGGCTCGTACAGCAGCGACGACTCGATGACGACCCAGTACGGTCCGCTGAACACCTGGACCTGGCCCTCGTTCCCGGACTGCGCGAAGTACCCCTCGACCTCGGGCGGGGTGCCGTAGGTCGGGACGGGGGTGCTCTGCGAGGCCGCCGCTCCCGCCAGCGACTCGATCGCCGCCGGCGTCGGCGTCGCGACCGCGATCTGCAGGTGGTCGCCGCTCGTCTGGTTGAGGTAGCCGCACGCGGTGCCGCCCTGCGCGACGACCTCGCTGATGGTCGCGCTGTCGGGCTCGTACGACGGGTCGACCCCGAAGTTCGGGTTGAACACGTACAACTGGTCGAGCGTCAGCAGGGCGTCGCAGTCGATCGTGAACGGCGTGGCGTTCTCGTCGGGCTCCGTCGTCTCGGTGGGCTCCGGCGTCGGGGCACTGGTCGCGCTCGAGGTGGGCGACGGCGACGCAGTCGGTTCGGCCTCGCCGGGCGCGCAGCCGGCGAGCAGCGCGGCGGTGGATGCGCCCAGCGCGATCCAGATCAGGGCAGCACGTGAGGAGCGATCGGAGCGCAGCATGTGACGAACCCTATCAATCGGCGCGGGTAGGATTTCGGGGTGACTCCAGCCGATCTCTCGCACGCTCTGTTCGACCTCGTCGCCGCCGCCGTCGAGCGACGTCGGGCGGCCGGCGATGAGATCGCGTTCGACCTCTCGCCCGACCAGGTGACGCTCGAACGGCCCAAGCAGCGCGAGCACGGCGACTGGGCGTCGAACATCGCGATGCGGATCGCGAAGCCGCTCGGCCTGAACCCGCGCGAGCTCGCGACCGAGCTCGCCGCGGGCCTCTCCGGAGTCGACGGCGTGGCCAGCGCCGAGGTCGCCGGCCCGGGGTTCATCAACATCCGGCTCGACGCCGCCGCCGCCGGCGAGCTCGCGCGCACGATCGTCGAGGCCGGCGAGGCGTTCGGCCACACCACGACCCTCGCCGGGCGCCGCATCAACCTCGAGTTCGTGTCGGCGAACCCGACCGGCCCGTTGCACATCGGGCACACCCGGTGGGCGGCGCTCGGCGATGCGATCGGCCGCGTGCTCCGCGCTGCGGGCGCCCACGTCGCGAACGAGTACTACATCAATGACGCGGGCAACCAGATGGACACGTTCGGGGAGTCCGTGCTCGCGGCCGCCAAGGGCGAGCCGACACCCGAGAACGGCTACCCGGGCCGGTACATCGCCGACCTCGCGGTCCGTGTGCTCGAGCGGGAGCCCAACCTGCTCGCGCTCGACGACGAGGTGGCACTGCACACGGCGCGCGAGATCGCGTACGACCTCCAGCTCGCCGAGATCCGGGCGTCGCTCGAGCGCTTCAACGTGCACTTCGACGTGTGGACGAGCGAGCGGCTGCTGCACGCGAAGGACGATGAGGGCGTCTCGGCCGTCGACGCGGCCGTCGAGCGCCTGCGCGCCCAGGGGCACGTCTACGACCACGACGATGCGATCTGGGTGCGCACGACCGACTTCGGCGACGACAAGGACCGGGTGATCCGCCGCGGCAACGGCGTCTACACCTACTTCGCCGCCGACGCCGCCTACTATCTCGACAAGGGCGACCGCGGGTTCGAGCACAAGATCTACCTGCTCGGTGCCGACCACCACGGCTACGTGCACCGGCTGAAGGCGCTCGCGGGCGCCGCGGGCGACGACCCGCAGCGTGACATCGAGGTGCTCATCGGGCAGCTCGTGTCGATCAACGGCGCGAAGCTCAGTAAGCGAGCGGGCAACATCGTCGAGCTGGACGACCTGCAGGCCTGGCTCGGCACGGACGCGCTCAGGTACACGCTCGCGCGGTACCCGGCGGACTCCCCGCTCGCGATCGATCCCGAGCAGCTGCGCAAGCGCACCAACGACAACCCGGTGTTCTATGTGCAGTACGCGCATGCGCGCACCTCGGCGGTCGCGCGCAATGCGCTCGCATCGGGGGTCGACCGTTCCGAGTTCGCGCCCGGACTGCTCGACCACGAGACCGAGTCGGCCCTGCTCGGCGCGCTGCAGGAGTTCCCGAGGATCGTGGCGCAGGCCGCGGAGCTGCGCGAGCCGCACCGCGTCGCCCGCTACATCGAGGAGCTCGCGGGTCTCTACCACCGCTGGTACGACAGCTGCCGGGTCATCCCGCTCGGTGACGACCCCGTCACCGACCTGCACCGCACTCGCCTCTGGCTCAACGACGCGACCGGTCAGGTCCTGCGGAACGGGCTCGACCTGCTCGGCGTGTCGGCGCCCGAGCGCATGTGAGCGGGCGGGCCGAGGCATGACGGATCCGTTCGCGCAGACGCAGGCATTCGAGCAGACGGATGCCTCGGGGCGGCGCCGCGGCCTCAGCCGCGCCGCAAGGGGCTGGATCGTCGCGGGCGTCATCGTCGTGGTGCTCGCCCTGATCGTGATCGTGGCCGACCTCGTCGTGCGGTCGCTCGCGCAGACGGCGATCGAGCAGGGCGTCGAGCAGTCGCTGCCCGAGCAGGTGTCGGGCGACGTGACGGCGAGCATCGGCGGGTTCTCGGTGCTGGGTCAACTGCTCGCCGGCCGGGCCGATCAGGTCGAGCTGACCGCGCCCGAACTCGTCGTCGACGGCACCCCGATCGCCGCGCACGTGACCGCGACCGACGTCCCGCTCGATCTCAGCCAGCCGGTCGGCCGCGTCGAAGGCGAGCTGCGGCTCGACCAGCAGGCGCTCGACACGCTGACGCTCGCCCAGAGCGTCGTCGGCGACCTCACGCTCGGCGACGGGGTCGTCGGGTACACGGGCACCGTCGACGTGCTCGGGATCTCCGTCGGCTACTCGGCGACCGCCGAGCCCGAGGCCGCCGGCGACCGGGTGCTGCTCCGTCCGGTCGGTGCCGAGGTCACCGCGGGCGGGTTCGCGCTCGACGTCTCCGGCGTGGTGGACGCCGTGCTCGGCCGTGGGCCGGTCGAGATCTGCGTCGCCGACCGGCTGCCGGCGGGTGTGCAGGTCGAGGGCATCGACGTGTCGCAGGGGGAGGCCGTCGTGCGCCTCGGCGGCACGGGGCTCGTGCTCGACCAGGCGCATCTCACGCAGACTGGCACCTGCTGACCGGTCCGCGCCGCGTCGTGTCATCGATTCGGCTCATCCGGTTCGCCGTCGATAGACTCGGCGCGTCCCGCCGGATCGGCGGTTCGCGAAGGCTTCAGGAACCAATCCGGGTTCGCTCGCCGTACTCCAGCGAACGGTACCGGCAGCACCCGCACCCGTGAGGTTCTCAAGTGGCATCCACCGCATCCGCCGTGATCCCGGCTGCGCCCGACGACGCCAACGCGCTCGCGCCGACCGTGTGGCCCGCGGGCGCCGTCCGTGACGATGCGGGTCGCATCGTGGTCGGCGGCGTCGACGCGACGACCCTCGCCGAACGATACGGCACCCCCCTCTACGTACTCGACGAGCAGGTCGTGCGCGATCGCGCCGAGCGCACGCGCGTCGCATTCGAGACCGCGGCACGATCGATCGGCAGCGACGCGACCGTGTACTACGCCGGCAAGGCGTTCCTGTCGGGGGCGATCGTCAGGTGGGTCACCGAGGCCGGCCTCCGCGTCGACGTGTGCACGGGCGGCGAGCTCGCCGTCGCACTCGCGGCCGGCGCGCCGCCTGAGCGCATCGGCTTCCACGGCAACAACAAGTCGATCGCCGAGATCGAGCGCGCCGTCGAGGTGGGCCTCGGGTCGATCGTGCTCGACAGCGAGGCCGAGATCGAGCGGGTCGCCGAAGCGGCCGCGCGCGCGGGGCGCGTGCAGGCCGTCCGCCTGCGCGTCAACAGCGGCGTGCACGCCTCGACCCACGAGTTCCTCGCCACGGCTCACGAAGATCAGAAGTTCGGCGTCACGCTCGACCGCGCCGTCGAGCTCGGCGCCCGGATCCGCGCGCATGCGTCGCTCGAGTTCCTCGGCCTGCACTGCCACATCGGCTCGCAGATCTTCGACTCCGCCGGCTTCGCCGAATCCGCCGAGCGGCTGCTCGCCGCCCACGCCGCGCTGTCGGCGGTCGCGCCCGTCCCCGAGCTGAACCTCGGTGGTGGGTTCGGCATCGCCTACACCGAATCCGACGACCCCACGCCGATCGAGCGGATCGCCGACGGCATCGCGACCGCGATCGAGGCCGCCTGCCACGCGCACGGCGTCCCCGTGCCCCGCCTCGCGTTCGAGCCCGGCCGCACGATCGTCGGCCCCGCGGGAATCACGCTGTACACCGTCGGCACGATCAAGCCGGTGCCGATCGAGGGCGCCTGGCGGCACTACGTCTCGGTCGACGGCGGCATGAGCGACAACCTGCGCACCGCGCTCTACGGCGCGGACTACACCGTGCGCA is a genomic window of Agromyces protaetiae containing:
- a CDS encoding sigma-70 family RNA polymerase sigma factor translates to MSGAWDAVATRLVAERGDALVRYAYLLTGNDADAADLVQDALVRTFGRPRMALTLAKAEAYVRRAILNAVIDRSRRERTWRGIRHLVDAPAAVDAPTEAADARLDLATRVRALSPRQSACIVLRYYEDLTVDQIATTLGISSGAVKRYLSDALRALSSALEASGEGRTERGGADVRT
- a CDS encoding serine hydrolase domain-containing protein; protein product: MTTHDAAVRASRRAGVAVIAVAGLLVSGCATGGSGTPAATRTPDATTTVTRPAAPEGELPAELQEQLQRAVEQVMTEYDVPGAAAGVWIPGEGSWTTAAGLADVEDGVAATTDMVWPIRSITKSYTVTMLLQLADEGALRLDDTIDQYVDGITDGDRITLLQLANMSSGNADYVTQEFFDEWQADPAKIWTLDELNSFVIDQPAQFAPGTEYLYTNANTNLLGAVIEEVTGQSYAEALDERILEPLGQTGTAYLTDVDDWAAPHPVGYFVVDGTPLAQNENPSILAAAGSLFSTLDDGRVWAEILGTGALLKPETQELRQIGHQIPKPPYDRYAVGMGETDGWWGHNGEGIGFTAATFHHPDTGASIVVYMNESDTPDKTHPADTTFRALAEVLANGAAG
- the dacB gene encoding D-alanyl-D-alanine carboxypeptidase/D-alanyl-D-alanine endopeptidase — encoded protein: MTRRFPRAAGLLAVVAAVALTSGCVADAPTGSGSDLTSVPGLPDEALEVMNQPQFESGRWLISVEDLETGETVIDLDGDKLAEPGSFVKTYSAGAAWVKWGPDHTISTPVKQSGTVTDGTLTGNLVLVGQGDLTMGGRTKADGTVDFTNLDHNDANPLPGATLTPEDPLTGLDELAEQVRASGITAVRGDVIVDDRLFVGTLERKPVTPIVINQNLLDILITPGAEGEPATAALTPAVAPWKLDLRVETVAPGAKAGIEPPKLSPDDPNTIVVTGTIAADSDPSLKVYEFEDPATFARTAFIEALARAGVSVSADPVKRNPEESLEDAATIAGLPTVAELESLPLGEEITYVMKISYNRGAQTLICRLAADAGQTDCDAGMAVAQQIWADAGLDTLGASLIDGSGLDGNLITPENAVQIQTLMAERPDAEAWRATMPILGVDGSLADVQADSPAAGKVFAKTGTLVGGDAFNGRIRLATKTLGGVMETEDGRHLAFTIIVNDGFYDGIAGVFEANDDVGKVAALIQQAY
- a CDS encoding serine hydrolase domain-containing protein, translated to MRTTAGAAAVVIALTFAACTGPAPSSPSASPTPTGDAEAGPTPTLKPFDEAAITALFEETAEELGQPGAAMLIRTPDGEFTMTYGTTSPGGSTPVSLDDHIRVGSNTKTWTGTVILQLVEEGKIALDDPVSTYRPDVPNGENITIEQMLMMRSGLANYTETLELNAALDADPQRVWQPEELVAMALPLPVDFEPGTGYHYSNTNTILLGLIAEQLDGKPLAQIYADRLFTPLGLSETSFPAIEDSSLPTPHSDGYYWWTNVNTIGSSKLPPDLMGQANAGTFLPNDGTLDNPSWAWSAGSGISTIGDLADWVEALNGKGGDLLSPEMQEARMNSLTPTSPAPNAPRYGWNIGQFGQFYGHSGELPGFNSFMGYDPVADVTLVVWANLAPAANGTGPAASIAQLVIKEMYTE
- a CDS encoding response regulator transcription factor, whose product is MRVVIGEDEVLLREGLGHVLQNDGIEVVAAVGTAVELEIAVARLEPDLVITDIRMPPTHTDEGLIAALRIREAYPGMSVMVLSQYVQRRYATELLDRGEGGVGYLLKQRIADVRTFMADVRRVQAGGTALDPDVVAVLVSRASKTNGPVGDLTPRQREVLGMMAEGRSNAHIAARLGTSEKAVVQHTSKIYDTFGLPVAADDHRRVLAVIQYLAASGGGDGESL